Proteins from one Mycobacterium sp. EPa45 genomic window:
- a CDS encoding proline dehydrogenase family protein — MSAFTKIARPAILAASRSNRLRRSVEHLPLAGDVLARFVPGESIDDALTAVAALRDSKRMVSIDYLGEDVTDVDAADATVEAYLQLLGALGARAENAAIVRPLEVSLKLSALGQALAKDGDKIAFENAHTICQRAQQVGAWVTVDAEDHTTTDSTLAIVRELRTEFDWLGTVLQAYLKRSEADCAEFAAVGARIRLCKGAYDEPASVAYRDAGEVTESYLRCLRTLMAGTGYPMVASHDPLVIAAAGKMAAEFGRDTDRFEYQMLYGIRDDEQRRLAAEGSQVRVYVPFGTQWYGYFVRRLAERPANLMFFLRALAQR, encoded by the coding sequence ATGAGCGCCTTCACCAAGATTGCGCGGCCGGCCATTCTGGCCGCCAGCCGCTCGAACCGGTTACGCCGCAGCGTCGAGCACCTGCCGCTCGCGGGGGACGTGCTGGCCCGGTTCGTGCCGGGGGAGAGCATCGATGACGCTTTGACCGCGGTCGCGGCGCTGCGTGACTCGAAACGCATGGTCAGCATCGACTACCTCGGCGAAGACGTCACCGACGTCGACGCGGCCGACGCCACCGTCGAGGCTTACCTGCAGCTGCTCGGCGCACTGGGTGCCCGAGCCGAGAACGCGGCGATCGTCCGTCCGCTCGAGGTGTCGCTGAAACTGTCCGCGCTCGGGCAGGCGCTGGCCAAGGACGGCGACAAGATCGCATTCGAGAACGCGCACACGATTTGTCAGCGGGCGCAGCAGGTCGGCGCCTGGGTTACTGTCGACGCCGAGGACCACACCACCACCGACTCGACGCTGGCGATCGTGCGCGAACTGCGCACCGAGTTCGATTGGCTGGGAACCGTTTTGCAGGCCTACCTCAAGCGCAGTGAGGCCGACTGTGCCGAGTTCGCGGCCGTCGGGGCGCGGATTCGGCTGTGCAAGGGTGCCTACGACGAGCCGGCGTCGGTGGCTTACCGGGACGCCGGTGAGGTCACCGAGTCCTACCTGCGCTGCCTGCGGACACTGATGGCCGGCACCGGATATCCAATGGTCGCCTCCCACGATCCGCTGGTCATCGCCGCGGCCGGCAAAATGGCAGCCGAATTCGGCCGCGACACAGATCGATTCGAATATCAGATGCTGTACGGAATCCGGGACGATGAGCAGCGCCGCCTGGCGGCCGAAGGCAGTCAGGTGCGGGTGTACGTTCCGTTCGGCACGCAGTGGTACGGGTACTTCGTCCGCCGACTGGCCGAGCGCCCCGCCAACCTGATGTTCTTTCTGCGGGCATTGGCCCAGCGATGA
- a CDS encoding CdaR family transcriptional regulator, with translation MRETGVGLGQLVLALDATLVRLVEAPRGLDRPVRSAALIDSDDVRLGLAISAGSADVFFLLGISDADAVRWLDRQVAAHGSPAAIFVKGPSEAVVARAVAAGTAVVAVEDKARWERLYRLVNHVFDHRRSDAVTDSSTDLFALAQSIADRTHGMVSIEDAQSHVLAYSASNDEADELRRLSILGRAGPPEHLRWIAQWGIFDRLRAGTDVVAVDERPELGLRPRLAIGIHRQDQRPGFDGTIWVQQGSRPLADDAEEVLRGAAVLAARMTARLAARPSAHLLAVQQLLGLTDTDDADVPAVARELRIPLDGRAAVIGVVAADGEARLSDVLALSASAFRPDAQVAANGSRVYVVLPDSGRTAAVVSWIRGTISTLRAELGLDLRAVIAAPIAGLAAVAGARREIDRVFDSAQRHPVFGQVTTLAEARTTVLLDEIVTLVAADERLIDPRVRGLRHSEPILAETLQVYLDCFGDVAAAAAALQVHPNTVRYRVRRIEQVLSTSLSDPDVRLLLSLSLRATA, from the coding sequence ATGCGTGAGACCGGCGTCGGCCTGGGTCAGCTGGTGTTGGCTCTGGATGCGACGCTGGTGCGGCTCGTCGAAGCGCCGCGTGGCCTCGACCGCCCGGTGCGCTCGGCCGCGCTGATCGATTCCGACGACGTGCGGTTGGGCCTGGCGATCAGCGCCGGCTCGGCCGACGTGTTCTTCCTGCTCGGCATCTCCGACGCCGACGCCGTCCGATGGCTGGACCGGCAGGTCGCCGCGCACGGCTCCCCCGCGGCGATCTTCGTCAAAGGCCCGTCCGAAGCCGTCGTCGCCCGCGCGGTCGCGGCGGGCACGGCCGTTGTCGCAGTCGAGGACAAGGCCCGCTGGGAGCGGCTGTATCGCCTGGTCAATCATGTCTTCGACCACCGGCGATCCGACGCGGTCACCGATTCGAGCACCGACCTGTTCGCCTTGGCTCAGTCGATCGCCGACCGCACCCACGGCATGGTCAGCATCGAGGACGCGCAGTCACATGTGCTCGCCTACTCGGCGTCCAACGACGAAGCCGACGAGCTGCGGCGGTTGTCGATCCTGGGCCGGGCCGGCCCGCCCGAGCATCTGCGGTGGATCGCCCAGTGGGGCATCTTCGACCGGCTTCGGGCGGGCACCGACGTGGTGGCCGTCGACGAGCGGCCCGAATTGGGACTGCGGCCGCGGCTGGCGATCGGCATCCATCGCCAAGACCAGCGCCCGGGCTTCGACGGCACGATCTGGGTGCAGCAGGGTTCGCGACCACTGGCCGACGACGCCGAGGAGGTGTTGCGCGGCGCGGCGGTGCTGGCGGCCAGGATGACGGCCCGCCTGGCCGCGCGGCCGTCGGCGCATCTGCTGGCCGTGCAGCAGCTGCTCGGGCTGACCGACACCGACGACGCGGACGTGCCCGCCGTGGCGCGGGAACTCCGCATCCCGCTCGACGGCCGTGCCGCCGTGATCGGCGTCGTCGCCGCCGACGGCGAGGCTCGGCTGTCCGATGTTCTGGCGCTGAGCGCCAGCGCTTTTCGCCCGGATGCCCAGGTCGCCGCCAACGGCTCCCGGGTCTACGTGGTACTGCCCGACTCCGGGCGCACCGCCGCGGTGGTGTCGTGGATCCGCGGCACCATCAGCACGCTGCGCGCCGAGCTCGGCCTCGACCTGCGTGCGGTGATCGCGGCCCCGATCGCCGGGCTGGCTGCGGTCGCCGGCGCCCGCCGCGAGATCGACCGAGTCTTCGACAGCGCGCAGCGCCACCCTGTGTTCGGTCAGGTGACAACGCTGGCCGAGGCGCGCACCACGGTGCTGCTCGATGAGATCGTCACGCTGGTGGCCGCCGACGAAAGGCTGATCGATCCTCGCGTGCGCGGACTGCGTCACTCCGAGCCCATCCTGGCCGAGACGCTGCAGGTGTATCTCGACTGTTTCGGCGACGTGGCAGCGGCCGCGGCGGCGCTGCAGGTGCACCCCAACACTGTCCGTTATCGGGTACGCCGCATTGAGCAGGTACTTTCCACTTCACTGAGCGATCCTGACGTCCGGCTACTACTCTCACTAAGCCTGCGGGCAACCGCTTGA
- a CDS encoding bifunctional FO biosynthesis protein CofGH codes for MALNSQPSSPLPTPVVPPRTDAPSSAALRRVLRRARDGVALNVDEAAIAMTARGDDLVDLCASAARVRDAGLDSAGRRGKGGRLPVTYSRKVFIPVTHLCRDTCHYCTFVTVPGKLRAEGKGMFMEPDEILDVARRGAELGCKEALFTLGDRPEARWDEAKQWLDERGYDSTLDYVRAMAIRVLEETGLLPHLNPGVMSWTELSRLKPVAPSMGMMLETTSRRLYETKGLAHHGSPDKDPVVRLRTLDDAGRLSIPFTTGLLVGIGETLTERAETMHAIRRSHKEFGHVQEVIVQNFRAKDHTAMAAVPDAGIDEFLATIAVSRLVLGPKMRIQAPPNLVSREECLALVAAGVDDWGGVSPLTPDHVNPERPWPALDDLAEVTAAAGYELVERLTAQPSYVQAGAAWIDPRVRGHVDALADPDTGWALDTKPVGRPWQEPDEASESLGRTDLHSAIDTEGRLTETRSDLGSAFGDWESIREKVSELAARAPERIDTDVLAALRSAERNPGGCSDDEYLALATADGPALDAIAALADSLRREAVGDDVTYVVNRNINFTNICYTGCRFCAFAQRKGDADAYSLSTAEVADRAWEAHVAGATEVCMQGGIDPELPVTGYADLVRAVKARVPSMHVHAFSPMEIANGVTRSGLSVREWLTSLREAGLGSIPGTAAEILDDEVRWVLTKGKLPTSEWIDVVTTAHEVGLRSSSTMMYGHVDTPKHWVGHLNVLRGIQDRTGGFTEFVPLPFVHQSSPLYLAGGARPGPTHRDNRAVHALARIMLHGRISHIQTSWVKLGVERTQVMLQGGANDLGGTLMEETISRMAGSENGSAKSAEELVAIAASIGRPARQRTTTYADLAA; via the coding sequence GTGGCCCTGAACTCGCAGCCAAGTAGTCCGCTGCCAACGCCGGTGGTTCCGCCGCGGACTGATGCTCCGTCATCTGCGGCGCTCAGACGTGTCCTGCGTCGCGCCAGAGACGGTGTCGCGCTCAACGTCGACGAAGCGGCGATCGCGATGACCGCCCGCGGTGACGACCTCGTCGACCTGTGCGCCAGCGCGGCCCGGGTGCGCGACGCCGGCTTGGACTCGGCCGGCCGACGGGGCAAGGGTGGGCGGCTACCGGTGACGTATTCGCGCAAGGTGTTCATCCCGGTGACCCATCTGTGCCGCGACACCTGCCACTACTGCACCTTCGTCACCGTGCCCGGCAAGCTGCGCGCCGAGGGCAAGGGCATGTTCATGGAACCCGACGAGATCCTCGACGTCGCCAGGCGCGGCGCGGAGTTGGGTTGTAAGGAAGCGCTTTTCACCCTCGGTGATCGGCCGGAGGCCCGCTGGGACGAGGCCAAGCAGTGGCTGGACGAGCGCGGCTATGACTCGACCCTGGATTACGTGCGTGCCATGGCGATCCGGGTGCTCGAAGAGACCGGCCTGCTGCCGCACCTGAATCCCGGCGTGATGAGCTGGACGGAGCTGTCGAGGCTCAAGCCGGTGGCCCCGTCGATGGGCATGATGCTGGAGACCACCTCGCGGCGCCTGTACGAAACGAAGGGTCTGGCGCATCACGGCAGCCCGGACAAGGATCCGGTGGTGCGGCTGCGCACCCTCGATGACGCGGGCCGGTTGTCGATTCCGTTCACCACCGGGCTGCTGGTCGGCATCGGCGAGACCCTGACTGAGCGCGCCGAAACCATGCATGCGATCCGCCGCTCTCACAAGGAGTTCGGGCACGTTCAGGAAGTGATCGTGCAGAACTTCCGGGCCAAGGATCACACCGCGATGGCCGCGGTGCCCGATGCCGGGATCGACGAATTCCTGGCCACCATCGCGGTGAGCCGCTTGGTGCTCGGCCCGAAGATGCGTATCCAGGCGCCACCGAATCTGGTCTCCCGGGAGGAATGCCTGGCGCTGGTCGCTGCAGGCGTCGATGACTGGGGTGGGGTTTCTCCACTGACCCCCGATCACGTCAACCCGGAACGGCCGTGGCCGGCGCTGGACGACCTGGCCGAGGTGACCGCCGCGGCGGGTTACGAACTGGTGGAACGACTTACCGCCCAGCCGTCGTATGTGCAGGCGGGTGCGGCCTGGATCGATCCGCGGGTGCGCGGGCACGTCGATGCCCTGGCTGACCCGGACACCGGGTGGGCTCTCGACACCAAGCCGGTCGGCCGGCCCTGGCAGGAGCCCGACGAGGCATCAGAGTCGTTGGGACGCACCGACCTCCACTCGGCCATCGACACCGAGGGCAGGCTGACCGAGACGCGCAGCGATCTCGGTAGCGCCTTCGGCGACTGGGAGTCGATCCGGGAGAAGGTCTCCGAGTTGGCTGCCCGTGCGCCCGAGCGGATCGACACCGATGTGCTGGCGGCCCTGCGGTCGGCCGAGCGCAACCCGGGCGGCTGCAGCGACGACGAATACCTGGCTTTGGCCACCGCTGACGGTCCGGCCCTGGATGCCATTGCCGCTCTTGCTGATTCGCTGCGGCGGGAGGCCGTTGGCGACGACGTCACGTATGTGGTGAACCGCAATATCAACTTCACCAATATCTGCTACACCGGCTGCCGATTCTGTGCGTTCGCGCAACGCAAGGGCGACGCCGACGCGTACTCGCTGTCCACCGCCGAGGTCGCCGACCGTGCCTGGGAAGCGCATGTCGCCGGGGCGACCGAGGTCTGCATGCAGGGCGGGATCGATCCCGAACTGCCGGTCACGGGCTACGCCGATCTGGTGCGGGCGGTCAAAGCGCGGGTGCCGTCGATGCACGTGCACGCCTTCTCGCCGATGGAGATCGCCAACGGCGTGACCCGCAGCGGGCTGTCGGTACGCGAATGGCTGACCTCGCTGCGCGAGGCCGGCCTCGGGTCCATCCCCGGCACCGCGGCGGAGATTCTCGACGACGAGGTGCGCTGGGTGCTGACCAAGGGCAAGCTACCCACCTCGGAATGGATCGACGTGGTGACCACCGCGCACGAGGTGGGACTGCGGTCGAGCTCGACGATGATGTACGGCCATGTCGACACCCCGAAACACTGGGTGGGGCACCTCAACGTGCTGCGCGGTATCCAGGACCGCACCGGTGGCTTCACCGAGTTTGTGCCGCTGCCGTTCGTGCACCAGTCCTCACCGCTGTATCTGGCCGGTGGCGCGCGTCCGGGCCCGACGCACCGGGACAACCGGGCGGTGCACGCGCTGGCACGGATCATGCTGCACGGCAGGATCTCCCACATCCAGACGTCGTGGGTGAAGTTGGGGGTCGAGCGCACCCAGGTGATGCTGCAGGGCGGAGCCAATGACCTGGGCGGCACGCTGATGGAGGAGACGATCTCCCGGATGGCGGGCTCGGAGAACGGCTCGGCGAAGTCCGCGGAGGAGTTGGTGGCCATCGCCGCGAGCATCGGCCGCCCGGCGCGGCAGCGCACCACGACCTACGCCGATCTTGCGGCCTGA
- the fdxA gene encoding ferredoxin has translation MTYTIAEPCVDIKDKACIEECPVDCIYEGARMLYIHPDECVDCGACEPVCPVEAIYYEDDVPDQWSQYTQINADFFAELGSPGGASKVGQTDNDPQAVKDLPPKEEA, from the coding sequence GTGACCTACACGATTGCTGAACCCTGCGTCGACATCAAAGACAAGGCATGCATCGAGGAATGCCCGGTCGACTGCATCTATGAGGGCGCACGCATGCTGTACATCCACCCCGACGAGTGCGTGGACTGCGGTGCGTGTGAGCCGGTCTGCCCCGTCGAGGCCATCTACTACGAGGACGACGTTCCGGACCAGTGGTCCCAGTACACGCAGATCAACGCTGACTTCTTCGCGGAGCTGGGCTCGCCGGGCGGGGCCTCCAAGGTCGGCCAGACCGACAACGACCCGCAGGCGGTCAAGGACCTGCCGCCGAAGGAAGAGGCCTGA
- the mshB gene encoding N-acetyl-1-D-myo-inositol-2-amino-2-deoxy-alpha-D-glucopyranoside deacetylase, with protein sequence MAEQETPRLLFVHAHPDDETMNNAVTIARYVERGADVTVLTCTLGEEGEIIDERWLRLGVDEADQLGGYRIGELTAALAALGVSGPRFLGGAGKWRDSGMPGTPARNQTKFVDADFDEAVALLVEVIDELRPHVVATYDPGGGYGHPDHVQTHKITTAAVAAATWKVPKFYWGVICASAFRDGVNALGPEDVLADWIMPPPDVEFGFPDDKVTAIVEAPEHVEAKVDAVAAHATQMLVGPTRRAFTLSNKLVLPVLAAEHYVLVDGVVGPTNERGWETDLLGGLDLGQ encoded by the coding sequence GTGGCTGAGCAGGAGACTCCGCGGTTGTTGTTCGTGCACGCCCACCCCGACGACGAGACGATGAACAACGCCGTCACCATCGCGCGCTACGTAGAACGCGGCGCCGATGTCACCGTGCTCACCTGCACCCTCGGTGAAGAGGGCGAGATCATCGACGAGCGGTGGCTGCGCCTCGGGGTCGACGAAGCCGACCAACTGGGTGGCTACCGGATCGGCGAACTGACGGCCGCGCTTGCGGCGCTGGGCGTCTCCGGCCCGCGGTTCCTGGGCGGGGCCGGCAAGTGGCGCGATTCCGGCATGCCGGGCACTCCCGCACGCAACCAGACCAAGTTCGTCGACGCCGACTTCGACGAAGCCGTCGCCCTCCTGGTCGAGGTCATCGACGAACTGCGGCCGCACGTCGTCGCCACCTATGACCCCGGCGGCGGCTACGGCCACCCGGACCATGTGCAGACCCACAAGATCACCACCGCCGCGGTCGCCGCCGCGACGTGGAAGGTGCCGAAGTTCTACTGGGGTGTCATCTGCGCCAGCGCTTTTCGCGACGGCGTCAATGCACTCGGGCCCGAGGATGTGCTGGCCGACTGGATCATGCCGCCCCCCGACGTCGAATTCGGCTTTCCCGACGACAAGGTCACCGCGATCGTTGAGGCGCCCGAGCATGTCGAGGCCAAGGTCGACGCCGTCGCCGCACACGCCACACAGATGCTGGTCGGCCCCACCCGGCGGGCGTTCACGCTGTCCAACAAACTTGTGCTGCCCGTGCTGGCCGCCGAACACTACGTGCTCGTCGACGGCGTGGTGGGCCCAACCAACGAGCGAGGTTGGGAGACCGACCTTCTGGGCGGGCTCGATCTCGGGCAGTAG
- the dapC gene encoding succinyldiaminopimelate transaminase: MSDSPAPPARYARHRRSAELPVFPWDTLADVTATARAHPGGIVDLSVGTPVDPVAPVIREALAAASSAPGYPTTAGTRALRASAVAALHRRYGITGLPEQAVLPVIGTKELIAWLPTLLGLGPDDLIVVPELAYPTYDVAARLAHARVIPADSVTQLGPESPAVLFINSPSNPTGKVLGRDHLRKVVEWARGRGTLVVSDECYLGLAWEEEPTSVLHPSISGGDHTGLLAVHSLSKSSSLAGYRAGFVAGDPAVVAELLEVRKHAGMMVPGPVQAAMVAALDDDAHELEQRQRYARRRDVMLAAMRSAGFTVDHSEAGLYLWATRGEPCRTTLAWLAERGILVAPGEFYGPRGSQHVRVALTATDERIAAAVERLS; the protein is encoded by the coding sequence ATGTCTGATTCGCCCGCTCCTCCTGCTCGCTACGCTCGGCATCGTCGCTCGGCGGAGCTGCCGGTTTTCCCCTGGGACACCCTCGCCGACGTCACGGCCACCGCGCGAGCTCACCCGGGCGGCATCGTCGACCTGTCGGTGGGAACGCCGGTCGATCCGGTGGCGCCGGTGATCCGGGAGGCCTTGGCCGCGGCCAGCTCGGCACCGGGTTATCCGACCACCGCGGGTACGCGCGCGTTGCGGGCCTCCGCAGTGGCCGCGCTGCACCGGCGCTACGGCATCACCGGATTACCCGAGCAGGCGGTTCTGCCGGTCATCGGCACCAAGGAACTGATCGCGTGGCTGCCGACCCTGCTGGGTCTGGGCCCCGACGACCTGATCGTGGTTCCCGAACTGGCCTACCCGACCTACGACGTGGCAGCACGGCTGGCGCACGCCCGGGTCATTCCGGCCGACTCGGTGACCCAACTCGGTCCGGAGTCGCCCGCCGTCCTCTTCATCAACTCGCCGAGCAATCCCACCGGCAAGGTGTTGGGCCGCGACCATCTCCGCAAGGTCGTCGAATGGGCCCGCGGACGCGGCACGCTCGTGGTGTCCGACGAGTGCTACCTCGGCCTGGCGTGGGAAGAAGAGCCGACGTCGGTCCTGCATCCCTCGATCAGCGGCGGTGACCACACCGGGCTGTTGGCCGTGCACTCGCTGTCGAAGAGCTCATCGCTGGCGGGGTATCGCGCCGGATTCGTCGCCGGCGATCCCGCTGTGGTCGCCGAGCTGCTCGAGGTGCGCAAGCACGCCGGGATGATGGTGCCCGGGCCGGTACAGGCGGCCATGGTCGCCGCGCTCGACGACGACGCCCACGAACTCGAACAGCGGCAGCGCTATGCGCGCCGCCGCGATGTGATGCTGGCCGCGATGCGATCGGCGGGGTTCACCGTCGACCATTCCGAGGCCGGTCTGTATCTGTGGGCCACTCGCGGTGAGCCGTGCCGGACGACGCTGGCCTGGCTGGCCGAACGCGGCATCCTGGTGGCTCCCGGGGAGTTCTACGGACCGCGGGGCAGCCAGCACGTTCGAGTGGCGCTGACCGCGACGGACGAACGTATCGCCGCCGCGGTGGAGCGGCTGAGTTAG
- a CDS encoding MspA family porin, whose amino-acid sequence MKYVGRVLVAMIAAVAALFVGTGTSHAGLDNELSLVDGGGRTMTVQQWDTFLNGVFPLDRNRLTREWFHSGKAVYSVVGPGADQFAGTLELGYQVGFPWSLGVGINFSYTTPNILLDDANISPTGFNPLGSVITPNLFPGVSISADLGNGPGIQEVATFSVDVSGPNGSVAVANAHGTVTGAAGGVLLRPFARLISKAGDSVTTYGEPWNMN is encoded by the coding sequence ATGAAATACGTGGGTCGAGTGCTGGTGGCGATGATCGCTGCCGTCGCGGCGCTCTTTGTCGGGACAGGTACCTCGCACGCAGGTTTGGACAACGAGCTGAGTCTGGTTGACGGCGGTGGCCGCACGATGACTGTTCAGCAGTGGGACACCTTCCTCAATGGTGTGTTCCCCCTGGACCGCAACCGGCTGACTCGTGAGTGGTTCCACTCCGGCAAGGCCGTCTACAGCGTGGTCGGCCCGGGTGCCGACCAATTCGCGGGCACCTTGGAGCTGGGCTACCAGGTCGGCTTCCCGTGGTCACTGGGTGTGGGCATCAACTTCAGCTACACCACCCCCAACATCCTGCTCGACGACGCCAATATCTCCCCGACGGGCTTCAACCCGCTGGGCTCGGTGATCACCCCGAACCTGTTCCCGGGTGTGTCGATCTCCGCCGACCTGGGCAACGGCCCCGGTATCCAGGAAGTCGCCACCTTCTCGGTGGACGTCTCGGGCCCCAACGGCTCGGTGGCCGTGGCCAACGCCCACGGCACCGTCACCGGCGCGGCCGGCGGCGTGCTGCTGCGGCCCTTCGCCCGCCTGATCTCCAAGGCCGGCGACAGCGTCACCACCTACGGCGAACCCTGGAACATGAACTGA
- the pruA gene encoding L-glutamate gamma-semialdehyde dehydrogenase has protein sequence MDARTDVPAPANEPVHDYAPGSAERARLTAALRELSTEPIDLPHVIGGRRRVGDGERIDVVQPHRHSARLGTLSNGTAADAVDAVDAAMAAKHDWAATPFDERAAVFLRAADLLAGPWREKIAAATMLGQSKAAYQAEIDAPCELVDFWRFNVAFARQILAQQPISGPGVWNRTDYRPLDGFVYAITPFNFTAIAANLPTAPALMGNTVVWKPSITQTFAAYLTMQLLEAAGLPPGVINLVAGDGLAVSDVLLADRRLSGIHFTGSTATFQHLWREVGTRIADYDSYPRLVGETGGKDFVVAHTSANPDVLRTALIRGAFDYQGQKCSAASRAFVPRSVWQTMGDDLLAATEALAYGDVTDLSNYGGAVIDERAFVKNSRAIERAKSAPGVTIAVGGECDDSEGYFVRPTVLLSDDPTDEAFSTEYFGPILAVHVYPDDEFDAVLDVVDGGARYALTGAVIADDRAAVQTAAERLRFAAGNFYINDKPTGAVVGQQPFGGSRASGTNDKAGSPLNLLRWTSARSMKETFVPPTSHVYPHMAVD, from the coding sequence ATGGACGCCCGCACCGATGTTCCCGCGCCGGCCAACGAGCCGGTACACGATTACGCACCCGGATCCGCCGAACGGGCCCGCCTCACCGCGGCCCTGCGCGAACTGTCCACCGAGCCCATCGATCTGCCGCACGTCATCGGCGGCCGTCGCCGAGTTGGCGACGGCGAGCGCATCGACGTGGTCCAACCGCACCGGCACAGCGCCCGGCTTGGCACGCTGTCCAACGGCACCGCCGCCGACGCCGTGGACGCGGTCGACGCGGCGATGGCCGCCAAACATGACTGGGCGGCCACCCCGTTCGACGAACGGGCCGCGGTGTTCCTGCGTGCCGCCGACCTGCTGGCCGGCCCCTGGCGGGAAAAGATCGCGGCGGCCACCATGCTGGGCCAGTCCAAGGCCGCCTATCAAGCCGAGATCGACGCGCCCTGCGAGCTGGTCGACTTCTGGCGCTTCAACGTCGCCTTCGCCCGGCAGATCCTGGCGCAGCAGCCGATCAGCGGCCCGGGTGTCTGGAATCGCACCGACTACCGCCCGCTGGACGGTTTCGTCTATGCCATCACGCCGTTCAACTTCACCGCGATCGCCGCCAACCTGCCGACCGCACCGGCGCTGATGGGCAACACCGTGGTGTGGAAACCGTCGATCACCCAGACCTTCGCGGCCTATCTGACGATGCAGCTGCTCGAGGCCGCGGGCCTTCCGCCCGGCGTGATCAATCTCGTTGCGGGCGACGGACTTGCGGTCTCCGATGTGCTGCTGGCCGACCGGCGGCTGTCCGGTATCCACTTCACGGGATCGACCGCCACCTTCCAGCACCTGTGGCGTGAGGTCGGCACCCGCATCGCCGACTACGACAGCTACCCGCGACTGGTCGGGGAGACCGGCGGTAAGGACTTTGTGGTCGCACACACCTCGGCGAACCCAGATGTGTTGCGGACCGCGCTGATTCGGGGTGCCTTCGACTATCAGGGGCAGAAGTGCTCGGCCGCCTCGCGGGCGTTCGTCCCGCGCTCGGTGTGGCAGACGATGGGCGACGACTTGCTCGCCGCCACCGAAGCGTTGGCCTATGGCGACGTCACCGACCTGTCGAACTACGGCGGGGCGGTCATCGACGAGCGTGCCTTCGTCAAGAACTCGCGTGCGATCGAGCGGGCCAAGAGCGCCCCCGGTGTCACGATCGCGGTCGGCGGCGAATGTGACGACAGCGAAGGCTATTTCGTCCGTCCCACTGTTCTGTTGTCCGACGATCCGACCGATGAGGCGTTCAGTACCGAGTACTTCGGGCCGATTCTCGCGGTGCACGTATACCCCGACGACGAGTTCGACGCCGTCCTCGACGTCGTCGACGGCGGCGCACGTTACGCGCTGACCGGCGCGGTGATCGCCGACGACCGGGCCGCCGTCCAGACGGCCGCCGAGCGGCTGCGGTTCGCCGCAGGCAACTTCTACATCAACGACAAGCCGACCGGTGCCGTTGTCGGGCAGCAACCGTTCGGCGGGTCGCGGGCCTCGGGCACCAACGACAAAGCCGGCTCGCCGCTGAATCTGCTTCGTTGGACATCGGCGCGTTCGATGAAGGAGACGTTCGTCCCGCCGACCAGCCACGTCTACCCGCATATGGCGGTGGACTGA